Proteins from a genomic interval of Synechococcus sp. A15-28:
- a CDS encoding tRNA (cytidine(34)-2'-O)-methyltransferase, with protein MTLPEPTSPLRVVLYEPQIPPNTGNIARTCAAFQLPLALIEPLGFCIDDRSVRRAGLDYWPHVQLSTHSDLDHLLAQLTHPYRLIGCSRYGGDSLGDFQFQRGDVLLFGREDNGLPNRVREQCDRILTIPMPGGVDADGQGGVRSLNLSVACALVAYTAGHQLLLW; from the coding sequence ATGACCCTTCCTGAGCCGACATCACCCCTGCGGGTTGTGCTCTACGAACCCCAGATCCCCCCTAACACGGGCAACATCGCTCGGACTTGCGCTGCATTTCAGCTGCCCTTGGCGTTGATTGAACCGCTTGGGTTCTGCATCGATGATCGGTCGGTGCGGCGTGCCGGGCTTGATTACTGGCCCCATGTGCAGCTCTCAACCCACAGCGATTTGGACCATCTTTTGGCTCAGCTGACGCATCCCTATCGCTTGATCGGCTGTAGCCGTTACGGGGGTGACAGCCTTGGCGACTTTCAGTTTCAACGTGGTGATGTGCTGCTGTTCGGCCGCGAGGACAACGGGCTTCCCAATCGAGTGAGAGAACAGTGCGACCGCATCCTCACCATTCCGATGCCCGGTGGCGTTGACGCAGATGGTCAAGGGGGTGTGCGAAGCCTGAACCTATCCGTGGCCTGTGCGCTCGTGGCTTACACAGCAGGCCACCAGCTTCTGCTGTGGTGA
- the cobU gene encoding bifunctional adenosylcobinamide kinase/adenosylcobinamide-phosphate guanylyltransferase yields the protein MAADLNQSRLVLVSGPSRGGKSRWAEHLLSEDLDVSYVATSPDRPDDQDWQARLELHRQRRPSHWRLVEADADLTSALRTIPQHSSVLIDALGGFVACHLDDSDEVWNECCNGLIQQLAGMHQTCVLVIEETGWGVVPPTRIGGRFRDRLGSLAQRLDQEADSAWLVLQGRAIDLHSLSQRVP from the coding sequence GTGGCGGCTGACCTGAACCAATCCAGGCTCGTCCTTGTAAGTGGCCCCTCCAGAGGCGGGAAAAGCCGCTGGGCCGAGCATCTGTTGTCCGAGGACCTCGACGTCAGCTATGTGGCCACGTCTCCTGATCGTCCTGATGATCAAGACTGGCAGGCCCGTCTGGAGCTGCATCGGCAACGACGCCCCAGCCACTGGCGTTTGGTGGAGGCAGATGCTGATCTCACCAGTGCCCTGCGCACGATTCCTCAGCACTCATCCGTGTTGATTGATGCGCTGGGGGGCTTCGTGGCCTGCCATCTGGATGACTCTGACGAGGTCTGGAACGAATGCTGCAACGGGCTGATCCAACAGTTGGCTGGTATGCACCAGACCTGCGTGCTGGTCATCGAGGAAACCGGATGGGGCGTGGTTCCACCCACGCGCATCGGCGGACGCTTCCGCGATCGCCTGGGTTCCCTGGCGCAACGCCTCGATCAAGAGGCTGATTCAGCCTGGCTGGTCCTGCAGGGACGGGCCATTGATCTGCATTCCCTCAGCCAGCGCGTGCCATGA
- the pxcA gene encoding proton extrusion protein PcxA produces the protein MATRNWIGLFSQGEGDNLTNELERGYEAALLIQSLELEFYADRKVRPELELSVPRSVQATVLRRFHTALQICRSSLSNVSPNRGQLDPQELRQLQLIETVVSRYASKRSSSKSGMSTAPEPLPRSLLGVFDSVRRQLDPTSEESVVAGFRRRRDSTLASLRILLLLVLVPLLVQQVSNTYIVGPAVERLSPDLSFLSYPKPQLEEVAVEKLRIYKEELEFDALLKGEEPLSSDLLVSKLRERAEELKDEADRESVQAIKNVLADLAGLLAFIGVCLVSRDQLRVLRGFLDEAIYGLSDSAKAFAIILFTDIFVGYHSPEGWTVLLDGIAHHFGLPTQENFILLFIATFPVILATIFKYWIFRYLNRVSPSSVATLKGMNGGG, from the coding sequence ATGGCCACGCGGAACTGGATTGGTCTGTTCTCCCAGGGTGAGGGCGACAACCTGACCAACGAGCTTGAGCGTGGCTACGAGGCGGCCTTGCTGATCCAGAGCCTGGAGCTGGAGTTTTACGCTGACCGCAAAGTCAGACCAGAGTTGGAACTTTCCGTCCCGCGATCCGTTCAAGCCACGGTTCTGCGGCGGTTCCACACCGCCCTTCAGATCTGCCGGTCCAGCCTTTCAAACGTTTCGCCCAACCGCGGGCAGCTGGATCCACAGGAATTGCGTCAACTTCAGCTGATTGAGACGGTCGTAAGCCGCTATGCGAGCAAGCGGTCATCCAGCAAAAGCGGAATGAGCACGGCACCGGAACCGTTGCCGCGCTCCCTGCTCGGGGTGTTCGATTCAGTCCGCCGTCAGTTGGATCCGACCTCGGAGGAATCGGTGGTGGCAGGCTTCCGCCGCCGGCGCGATTCAACCCTGGCGTCGCTGCGAATCCTGCTGCTATTGGTGTTAGTACCGCTGCTGGTTCAGCAGGTGTCGAACACCTACATCGTCGGGCCGGCGGTGGAGCGTCTGTCCCCCGATCTCTCCTTCCTCAGTTACCCAAAACCTCAACTCGAGGAAGTCGCCGTTGAGAAACTGCGGATTTATAAGGAAGAGCTCGAATTTGATGCCCTGTTGAAAGGGGAGGAGCCGCTGTCCTCGGATCTGTTGGTGTCCAAGCTCAGGGAAAGGGCAGAGGAACTCAAGGACGAGGCTGATCGAGAGAGCGTTCAGGCCATCAAGAATGTGCTCGCTGATCTTGCAGGTCTGTTGGCCTTCATTGGCGTCTGCCTTGTGAGCCGAGATCAGCTGCGCGTTCTGCGTGGCTTTCTCGATGAGGCCATCTATGGGTTGAGTGATTCCGCCAAAGCGTTCGCGATCATCCTCTTTACAGACATATTCGTTGGTTACCACAGCCCTGAGGGCTGGACCGTTCTTCTGGACGGCATTGCCCATCACTTCGGTCTGCCGACTCAGGAGAACTTCATCCTGTTGTTCATCGCCACCTTCCCTGTGATCCTGGCGACGATCTTCAAGTACTGGATCTTCCGCTATCTGAACCGCGTCTCACCCTCTTCAGTGGCGACTCTCAAAGGCATGAACGGTGGCGGCTGA
- a CDS encoding TPM domain-containing protein yields the protein MADGRLHTIVVRDGLMSFLRRLASVVAIVGLVVLVGCPLAAQAISPIDLGSSRPDERILDDADVFSRASRSELTSRLQDLAADRVDARVVTLRRLDYGLNLDGFGEELLAQWSSSGSEPLLLLLIETQNKRASIAADASLQSQLPEALLTSTARTTMSVPLREGDRYRQATLDGINRLSTVLGGGEDPGPPAEIVRTTLPTNIPTQEETESSNATTWIIVLLVLGTIIPMATWWVFSR from the coding sequence ATGGCTGACGGCAGACTGCACACCATTGTTGTTCGGGATGGTCTGATGTCGTTCCTGCGTCGACTCGCCAGCGTTGTTGCAATCGTTGGGCTGGTGGTTCTGGTGGGCTGTCCCCTAGCAGCCCAGGCCATCTCACCCATTGATCTCGGCAGCAGTCGTCCTGACGAGCGCATTCTGGATGATGCCGATGTGTTCAGCCGGGCCAGTCGCTCAGAACTCACCTCACGCCTCCAGGATCTCGCCGCTGATCGTGTTGATGCCCGGGTTGTGACGCTGAGGCGCCTCGACTACGGCCTGAACCTTGATGGCTTCGGTGAAGAGCTTCTGGCTCAATGGTCGTCCAGTGGCTCGGAACCACTTCTGCTGCTGTTGATTGAGACCCAGAACAAGCGGGCATCGATCGCTGCGGACGCTTCGCTGCAATCGCAACTCCCCGAAGCGCTGTTGACCAGCACAGCGCGCACCACCATGAGCGTTCCCCTGCGTGAGGGAGATCGCTACCGGCAAGCCACCCTCGATGGCATCAACCGTTTGAGCACCGTCCTCGGTGGGGGCGAGGACCCGGGTCCACCAGCGGAAATCGTTCGCACCACTCTCCCCACCAACATTCCTACCCAAGAGGAAACGGAAAGCAGCAACGCCACGACCTGGATCATTGTGCTGCTGGTGCTCGGCACCATCATCCCGATGGCGACCTGGTGGGTCTTCTCCCGATGA
- a CDS encoding tellurite resistance TerB family protein: MNSAEAFAAIALAAVACDGSLGRDEAHALRTQLEYRSWYSSSTEADMGDLFDRLLHNLRDQGVGGLIEQALPVLSSSQQQSALAVAAHLTHADRNVTEEESAFLLDLSQRMALPEGEAASILVAIEALNRDRLDG; the protein is encoded by the coding sequence ATGAACAGTGCAGAGGCCTTTGCCGCCATTGCCCTTGCTGCCGTGGCCTGCGACGGCAGCCTCGGGCGTGATGAAGCCCATGCCCTGAGGACCCAGCTGGAATACCGGTCGTGGTACAGCAGCAGTACGGAAGCTGACATGGGGGATTTGTTTGACCGTCTGCTTCACAACCTGCGGGATCAGGGTGTCGGTGGCCTCATTGAACAAGCTCTGCCGGTTCTCAGCTCGTCCCAACAGCAGAGTGCCCTTGCGGTGGCTGCTCACCTGACTCACGCCGATCGCAATGTCACCGAAGAAGAGTCGGCCTTCCTCCTGGATTTATCCCAGCGCATGGCCCTTCCAGAAGGGGAGGCCGCTTCAATTCTGGTCGCAATTGAAGCGTTGAATCGCGACAGGCTGGATGGCTGA
- a CDS encoding cofactor assembly of complex C subunit B: MAVLPVQDGLMPTPARVVLVCGVLLLTLTLLNAGLAESFTPELQRAEVLCGMASVGLMLVAVLWTRADPTQVKPRQLIGEQGLRLEPSLQADLKEELAWGSHMLLTATPAATLLVLWRNQVILRRGLLRDADAVFTPGPICRRAMERETTVSLVNTTLFPGRHEFDPVLDNLPAVLIVPLGSEGVVILGGWSERCFSQADEQWLEGWGARLRTKLETATTGLHCRVDPA, from the coding sequence GTGGCGGTTCTGCCAGTCCAGGATGGCCTGATGCCCACCCCCGCCCGCGTCGTTCTTGTCTGTGGCGTGCTGCTGTTGACGCTGACGCTGCTCAATGCCGGCCTGGCGGAATCGTTCACTCCCGAGCTGCAACGGGCAGAGGTCCTCTGCGGCATGGCCTCTGTTGGTCTGATGCTGGTGGCTGTGCTTTGGACCAGAGCTGATCCAACCCAGGTGAAACCGCGCCAACTCATCGGTGAACAGGGCTTGCGGTTGGAACCCTCTTTGCAGGCAGACCTGAAGGAGGAGCTGGCCTGGGGCAGCCACATGCTGCTGACAGCCACTCCGGCCGCCACCCTTCTCGTGCTTTGGAGGAATCAGGTCATTCTCCGCCGCGGTCTGCTGCGTGACGCTGATGCAGTGTTCACGCCAGGTCCGATCTGTCGACGAGCGATGGAGCGTGAGACGACCGTCAGTCTTGTCAACACAACCCTGTTCCCCGGCCGCCATGAATTTGATCCTGTCCTGGACAACCTTCCTGCTGTTCTGATTGTTCCCCTGGGGTCTGAGGGAGTGGTCATTCTCGGTGGATGGTCCGAACGCTGCTTCAGCCAGGCGGATGAGCAATGGCTTGAGGGGTGGGGAGCGCGGCTCAGAACGAAACTGGAGACCGCGACGACGGGGTTGCACTGCCGGGTTGATCCGGCGTGA
- the lptC gene encoding LPS export ABC transporter periplasmic protein LptC: protein MGRSSLLIPALLLLGTGLIGCNQQPTAQQDSAPPFVFRSLDLNQRRKDGLRDWDLSSPEARYDLSSRTVRARRPTGILYRNDQPSFRISAELATVLKDGEMVILEGQVRLQQLNDQAMLIRGDRLVWKPAESRMVMDQNPEALDEFSRLTARRLTLIQTSNTLRFEGPTQLLRWKNRRQAELEPDTDIVASKGIWNLETGDLGVNGPVRASRNKDLEVTASALKGNTQKGFLDLIQPVRLKQNEADINAGTTRWNLADQRFKSSARFQGKRQDATATGNGFVIDEATTTVIIPKACRLSQPGESLTARRCSWNWLTNRVVADGDVVLRRREPDQETRAPRMEGQLGSSEGVRFGSSGQRVRSSIRFTPDQPGSATPSSRSPVSF, encoded by the coding sequence ATGGGCCGTTCCTCCCTGCTGATTCCTGCACTGCTTCTGCTCGGTACCGGGTTGATCGGTTGCAACCAACAACCGACTGCACAGCAGGATTCCGCTCCCCCCTTCGTCTTTCGCTCCCTCGACCTCAACCAACGCCGTAAAGACGGATTGAGGGACTGGGATCTCAGCAGCCCTGAAGCGCGATACGACCTGTCGAGCCGAACGGTTCGCGCCCGCCGTCCCACCGGGATTCTCTACAGGAACGATCAACCCTCGTTTCGGATCAGTGCCGAGCTGGCCACGGTGCTCAAGGACGGCGAGATGGTGATCCTGGAAGGACAGGTTCGGCTTCAACAACTCAACGACCAAGCCATGCTGATCCGTGGGGATCGACTGGTCTGGAAACCAGCTGAATCACGCATGGTGATGGATCAGAACCCTGAAGCCCTCGATGAGTTCTCGCGATTGACAGCGAGGCGTCTCACCTTGATCCAGACCAGCAACACCCTGCGTTTCGAAGGCCCAACACAGCTCCTGCGCTGGAAAAATCGTCGACAAGCGGAGCTGGAACCCGACACGGACATTGTGGCCAGCAAGGGCATCTGGAATCTTGAGACCGGAGACCTTGGGGTGAACGGCCCCGTTCGTGCCTCGCGGAACAAGGACCTGGAAGTCACAGCCTCAGCCTTGAAGGGCAACACCCAGAAGGGGTTCCTGGATCTGATTCAGCCCGTTCGTCTCAAGCAGAACGAAGCAGACATCAACGCGGGGACCACGCGTTGGAATCTTGCTGATCAACGCTTCAAATCAAGCGCCCGATTTCAGGGCAAGCGCCAGGACGCAACAGCCACGGGCAATGGTTTTGTGATCGACGAAGCGACCACGACCGTGATCATTCCCAAGGCCTGTCGCTTGTCGCAACCAGGAGAGTCGTTGACTGCACGACGCTGCAGCTGGAACTGGCTGACCAACCGTGTGGTGGCCGATGGGGATGTGGTGCTCAGACGCCGGGAACCCGACCAGGAGACCAGGGCTCCACGGATGGAAGGTCAACTGGGCTCCAGCGAAGGCGTCCGCTTCGGCTCCAGCGGCCAACGGGTTCGCTCCAGCATTCGCTTCACGCCGGATCAACCCGGCAGTGCAACCCCGTCGTCGCGGTCTCCAGTTTCGTTCTGA